A genomic region of Oryza glaberrima chromosome 1, OglaRS2, whole genome shotgun sequence contains the following coding sequences:
- the LOC127777098 gene encoding polygalacturonase At1g48100-like, with translation MRRRCFSPAGMLIAGAILCLVASTAPAPALSAGRTTFSVSSFGAAGNGIADDSEALVKAWKFACRIPRSTVLLPSGHRFLISPVTLQGPCNTRLTLQIDGDVLAPPGMGYWPKARRPLQWLNFKWLDGFTIQGTGTVDGQSTLLRSVSPANVSQHWYISGVKPTLIRFYSSFNVSVRNIRITNSPQCHLKFDSSGGIKVKNITISSPGDSLNTDGIHLQNTRDVDIRSSSIGCGDDCISIQTGCSNVHMKNINCNPGHGISLGGLGKDNSLACVSDVFAEHINVENALYGVRIKTWQGGKGTVRNVTFSNVRVANVATPIAIDQFYCDAGGGGARCGNRSDAVGITGVAYRRVAGTYTYQPVRLACSDARPCTGVSMADVRLSPASAAGAGGLRQPLCWKSYGEAMGMIEPTGIACLQRSNGFVMPLTKPFNYTC, from the exons ATGCGTCGTCGTTGCTTCTCACCGGCTGGCATGTTGATCGCCGGCGCAATCCTGTGCCTGgtggcgtcgacggcgccggcgccggcgttgtCGGCCGGCAGGACGACGTTTAGCGTGTCGTCGTTCGGAGCCGCCGGGAACGGGATCGCCGATGATTCAGAG GCGCTTGTAAAAGCATGGAAATTCGCTTGCCGAATCCCTCGTTCAACCGTGTTGCTCCCATCAGGACACAGGTTTCTGATCTCGCCGGTCACTCTCCAGGGCCCCTGCAACACAAGGCTCACACTCCAG ATAGATGGTGATGTGTTGGCTCCTCCAGGGATGGGGTACTGGCCAAAGGCCAGGAGGCCTCTGCAGTGGCTCAACTTCAAGTGGCTGGATGGCTTCACCATCCAAGGCACTGGCACTGTTGATGGACAGAGTACTTTGCTGAGAAGTGTTTCACCAGCTAATGTTTCTCAG CATTGGTATATATCAGGAGTGAAGCCTACG ctCATAAGGTTTTACAGTAGCTTCAATGTCAGCGTGCGCAATATCAGGATAACCAACAGCCCACAGTGCCACCTGAAATTCGACAGCTCCGGTGGCATCAAGGTGAAGAACATCACCATATCATCCCCAGGTGACAGCCTCAACACCGACGGCATCCATCTCCAGAACACCAGGGATGTTGACATCAGGAGCTCCAGCATCGGCTGCG GTGATGACTGCATATCGATACAGACGGGATGCTCCAATGTTCACATGAAGAATATCAACTGCAATCCCGGACATGGAATCAG CTTAGGGGGATTAGGGAAGGATAACAGCTTGGCTTGCGTCTCTGATGTGTTCGCCGAGCACATCAACGTGGAGAACGCCTTGTATGGTGTCAGGATCAAGACATGGCAG GGAGGCAAAGGCACGGTGAGGAACGTCACCTTCTCCAACGTGAGGGTGGCGAACGTGGCGACGCCGATCGCCATCGACCAGTTCTActgcgacgccggcggcggcggcgcgcggtgcgGGAACAGGAGCGACGCCGTGGGGATCACCGGCGTGGCGTACCGGCGCGTCGCGGGGACGTACACGTACCAGCCGGTGCGCCTGGCGTGCAGCGACGCCCGGCCGTGCACCGGCGTCAGCATGGCCGACGTCCGcctgtcgccggcgagcgccgccggcgccggcggactGCGGCAGCCGCTCTGCTGGAAGTCGTACGGCGAGGCGATGGGGATGATCGAGCCGACGGGCATCGCCTGCCTGCAGAGGAGCAATGGATTCGTGATGCCTTTAACCAAGCCATTTAACTACACCTGCTGA
- the LOC127764403 gene encoding cysteine-rich receptor-like protein kinase 2 translates to MAALLLLFLLALLCLCGGAAGDPRTAVARQECAPGGAVSGPALADNFVPAMDDLNSNVSANGFGTSAVGTTAGLNPNAVFGLGQCYRDLSPVDCKLCFAEVRSLLPKCYPRAGGRLYLDGCFGRYANYSFFSEALGPDDNVTCGVGGAGGTGGGGNYTGANPRGFADAVRAALANVTGAAAAAGPGGGDGYAVGSASAGGATAFALAQCWGSLNATACGQCLRAAAAAAARCAPAAAEGRALYTGCYLRYSTRLFWNLNSTAGSGSSRHNDVVWILLGSSLGAFVIVFIVVFLAWKKKIFRNKKRSKSFIDIYGDGVPVRIAQSSLNFKYEELRKATNYFDPANKLGQGSYGAVFKAILLDGKQVAVKRLFLNTREWVDQFFNEVELISQVRHKNLVKLLGCSVNGPESLLVYEYYFNKSLDLFLFDASRSRNLTWNLRVDIIQGIAEGLSYLHEESETRIIHRDIKASNILLDDKFKPKITDFGLARAFGEDRTHLTTGVAGTLGYMAPEYLAHGHLTEKADVYSYGILVLELVTGQRCSGSIGSHGGHFLLTKVWNHYKNKAVEMIADRSIYEDTIRDEVMHVVQIGLSCTQANAGDRPTMTKVVELLRSHRHDVEIILSDPPFLDVEAFEDIKQGEQSRLLSARSAHSVSGSSRSYLSGR, encoded by the exons ATGGCCGCGCtgcttctcctcttcctcctcgcgctGCTGTGCCTgtgcggcggggcggcgggggacccgaggacggcggtggcgaggcaggAGTGCGCGCCTGGCGGGGCGGTGTCGGGGCCCGCGCTGGCGGACAACTTCGTGCCCGCCATGGACGACCTCAACAGCAACGTCAGCGCCAACGGCTTCGGCACCTCCGCCGTCGGTACCACGGCGGGGCTCAACCCCAACGCCGTCTTCGGCCTCGGCCAGTGCTACCGCGACCTCTCCCCCGTCGACTGCAAGCTCTGCTTCGCCGAGGTCAGGTCCCTCCTCCCCAAGTGCTAcccgcgcgccggcggccgcctctACCTCGACGGCTGCTTCGGCCGCTACGCCAACTACTCCTTCTTCTCCGAAGCCCTCGGCCCCGACGACAACGTCAcctgcggcgtcggcggcgcgggcgggacGGGGGGAGGAGGCAACTACACCGGCGCCAACCCGCGCGGGTTCGCCGACGCGGTGCGCGCCGCGCTCGCCAACGtcacgggcgccgccgccgccgcggggcccgGGGGTGGCGACGGGTACGCGGTGGGGTCGGcgtccgccggcggcgccacggcgtTCGCGCTCGCGCAGTGCTGGGGGAGCCTCAACGCCACCGCCTGCGGCCAgtgcctccgcgccgccgcggccgccgcggcgcggtgcgcgcccgccgccgcggagggccGCGCGCTCTACACCGGCTGCTACCTCCGCTACTCCACGCGCCTCTTCTGGAATCTCAACTCCACTGCCGGATCAGGATCATCAA GGCATAATGACGTTGTTTGGATACTATTGGGTTCTTCCCTTGGTGCCTTTGTTATTGTTTTCATTGTTGTTTTTCTGGCatggaagaagaaaatttttaggaaCAAGAAAAGGTCCAAATCATTCATAG ATATTTACGGAGATGGAGTCCCTGTGAGAATTGCACAATCCAGTTTAAATTTCAAATACGAAGAGTTAAGGAAAGCAACAAACTATTTTGATCCAGCAAACAAACTTGGTCAAGGGAGCTATGGAGCTGTGTTCAAG GCTATTCTTTTGGATGGAAAACAAGTTGCTGTGAAGAGGCTATTCCTAAATACAAGGGAGTGGGTTGATCAATTTTTCAACGAAGTTGAACTCATAAGTCAAGTTCGTCATAAGAATCTAGTTAAGCTGCTTGGTTGCAGCGTGAATGGTCCAGAGAGCCTGCTTGTTTATGAATACTACTTCAACAAGAGCCTCGATCTCTTCTTGTTTG ATGCAAGTCGTAGCAGAAATTTAACCTGGAATTTGAGGGTTGATATCATTCAAGGCATAGCGGAGGGACTTTCTTACCTCCATGAGGAGTCAGAAACAAGGATTATCCACAGAGATATCAAAGCCAGTAATATTTTATTGGATGATAAGTTTAAGCCCAAGATAACAGATTTTGGCCTTGCAAGAGCTTTTGGAGAGGATAGAACTCATCTCACCACGGGTGTTGCTGGAACACT AGGATACATGGCTCCTGAATATTTGGCACATGGCCATCTTACAGAGAAGGCTGATGTCTACAGCTATGGTATTCTGGTTCTTGAGCTTGTAACAGGACAAAGATGTAGCGGCTCAATTGGTTCACATGGAGGTCACTTCTTGTTAACAAAG GTATGGAACCACTACAAGAACAAAGCAGTAGAAATGATCGCTGACCGCAGCATCTACGAGGATACCATCAGGGATGAGGTCATGCATGTCGTGCAGATTGGGCTGTCATGCACCCAAGCAAACGCTGGCGACAGGCCTACAATGACGAAGGTTGTGGAGTTGCTGAGAAGCCACAGGCATGATGTGGAGATTATCTTGAGTGATCCTCCATTTTTGGATGTCGAGGCCTTTGAGGATATCAAACAAGGCGAACAGTCTCGGTTGCTGTCCGCACGTTCGGCTCATTCAGTATCAGGTTCATCTCGGTCCTATCTAAGTGGAAGATAA